The stretch of DNA GAGCCCTCGGCGAAACGACCGGGCTGTCCGTGGATCCGGATACGGCCGTGCAGGACATGACCGTGGCCGCGCAGCAGAAAGTGGAAATCCTGAAGGCTCTCTACCGCGACGTGCAGCTTCTGATCCTGGACGAGCCGACCGCATCGCTCGCCCCTCAGGAAAGCGCGGACCTGATCGCGAACCTCCACCGCCTGTCCGACCAGGGCCTCACGATGCTGTTCGTGAGCCACAAACTGCCGGAGGTGATGGAGTTGTGCAACCGCGTCGCCGTGCTCCGGGCGGGGAAACTTGTGGCGACCCTGGAAACCAGTGACACATCAGTCAACGAACTGGCATCGCTCCTGGTGGGCGGTTCCGGTCCCGCCGTAACAGTGGTCAAGAGTGTGCTCGGGTTGGACGACCGCGGCACGGCGCGACAGGGCAGTGCGGCCGGACGCCCGGTTCTGGAGGTTCGGGACGTGGTGGTATCCGGGGCGCAGCACGAGACCGGCCTCTCCGGCATCAGCCTCACTGTCCGGCCGGGCGAAATCGTCGCCGTCGCGGGTGTGGACGGCAACGGCCAGGCCCCCCTCGCCGAAGCGCTCATCGGCGTTCGCGAAGTCCAGTCAGGCTCGATTGCGCTGGATGGTACCGACATAACGTCCACCCCGACCTATGCCCGATATCAGGCCGGGATCGCCTATCTTCCGGAAGACCGGCAGCGCGAGGGCCTAGTTCTGGACTTTTCGCTGTCGGAAAACCTCTGCCTCGGACGTCACGACCGCCCACCTTACGCGAATGGACCGTCGCTCGCAACGGCGGAGATGGAACGCGACGCCGATGCGATTGTCGAGGAGTTCGGCGTGCGAACGCCGCGGGTCGGAATGACCCACCCGTCCCGTTCTACGGCCCGTTCGCTCTCGGGTGGAAACCAGCAGAAGTATCTGTTCGGCCGCGAAGTCGGAAGGAACCCGAAACTTCTCATCGCCTACCAGCCCACCCGGGGCCTCGACATCGGCGCCACGAAAATGCTGCACGACCGCCTGCGCGCCGAAGCGGACGCGGGCCGGGCGATCCTGTTGATTTCACTCGACCTCGATGAGGTGTTGTCACTCAGCGACCGTATCGCCGTCCTTTACCGCGGGAAGGTCGCCGGGACCGTCTCCGGCGCCGAAGCCACACGGGAAGGCCTCGGCCGCCTGATGATAGGCGGTTCCCAGGACTCCTGATCGCTCTATCTTGAATGCTATTTGAGAGGAACCTGAACTTGAAACCATGGATCATTAGCCTTGCTGCCGTCGCCTCCCTGGCAGGCTGTCAACCGAAACAATCGACCCCAGGTCCCGCCGGCGGCTCGAAAAAACTGCTGCTGGGCGTTGTGACCGATCGGGGCGGAATCAACGACCAGTCTTTCAACGCCTCGGCGTGGCGCGGCGCTCAAAATGCGCAAAAGGACCTGGGCGTTGAAGCGCGATACGCCCAGAGCCAGATGGAGAGCGATTACGCGCGCAATCTCCGCAGCTACGCCAAACAGGGCTACGATCTCATCGTTGCGGTCGGCTACCTCGAGCAGGATGCCTACAACCAGGTTGCGGCAGAGTACAAGGACACCAAGACCAAGTTCGTCATCATCGACGGTCAGGCCGCCAATACCCCAAACGCCGCCGGAATCACATTCAAAGAGCAGGAGGGCTCATTCCTCGTCGGCGCGTTGGCGGCGGGAATGAGCAAGACCGGAACCATCGGCTTCATCGGCGGGATGCACGGCCCCGTCATCGGACGCTTCGAAAGCGGTTATGTCGCCGGCGCTAAAATGATGCGGCCGGACATCAAGATCATTTCGCAGTACACCGAATCCTGGGACGATTCCAGCAAAGGCCAGATTCAGGCCCAACAGCAGTTCAGCACGGGCGCCGATATCATCTTCCACGCGGCCGGCAAATGCGGCCTGGGCGTCATCAACGCCGCCAAACTCCAGGGTCCCGGCAGATACGCCATCGGCGTGGACTCCGATCAGGACCACCTGGCCCCCGGCAAAGTCCTGACCAGTATGGTCAAGAACGTGGACAAAGCGGTTTACGACTTCACGCAGAAGGTAAAGTCGAACCAATTCACCCCCGGCGACCACCAGTATGGGCTCAAGGAAAACGGCGTTGGCCTCAGCGAAATGAAGTACACCCGGAAAGACGTGCCGGCGGACGTAATGGCGAAGGTAGATGCCTTCAAGCAGAAGATCATCGCGGGAGACATCGTTCCGCCCGCCACCCCGGCCGAACTGACCGCCTTCGCCGCGAAAAACAACTTCAAGCTGTAGAACGGAATCAACCTCGAAGGTACACAGAGAGTGCTTAGTTTGGAATGATGAGTGATGAATACGCGATGACGCGACCGAATTCATCACTCATCATTCTGCAATCAGCATTTCGGACTTGTGTCTTTGTGGTGAACTACTCGGACCGGTCAACTCGTCTACTCCTTTGAGGGAGGACCGACGATGACCGGCGAACTTGCCCCTGCAATGCACGCTATGGCTACAACGCGCGTAACCGAGGACGATTACCAGGAATCGCGCTGGATCGTGCGTGCGCGCATCGGTGACGATGCCGCCTTCACCTATCTCCTGTCCCGGTACCGGGCTCGTGCTGTCCGTCTGGCAACGCAGGTTCTGCGCAGGCCGGATGAAGCCGAGGATGCGGCGCAAGAAGCATTTATCCGTGCCTTCAAAGGTATTCGCGCCTTCCGGGGGGACAGCCGTTTCAGCACCTGGTTCTTCCATATCGTGCTTCGGGTTTGCCTGGACCGCCGGCGCCTTAAACGCTGGGACGCCGAGATCCAATGGGACGATACGCTTCCGCTGTCATCGCCGCCGGACAAGGCGGATACCCGCATCGTCGTTCGCGAGTTGCTGGACCGGCTGAGCCCGGCACTGCGCGCGGCGCTGGTACTGCGGGAATTGGAAGGGCTGGAGTACGAGGAAATTGCCGAAGCGCTGGGCATACCGGTCGGCACCGTTCGGTCGCGTTTGAACGCGGCGCGGGGACGGTTCCGCGAGATGTGGGCGAAGGTCACGGAGGAAACAGATGAAATGGATGGACCGCCGGTCTGATCCGTCAGACGATGGCGTGATGGATGACAACACGGAAATGGCCTTCCGCGAAGGGTTGCGCGCGCAGCCGGTTCCACCCGTTTCGGCGGATTTTGACGCCCGCGTGCTCAGCGCGGTCAGCGGGCGGTCGCCCCTTTGGGAGCTGCTCCTCTCGGCGCTGCGCCCGGCCCTCGCCACCGCTGCCGTGTCGACCGTCGTCACCACGCTGATCCTCTCGTCAAACGTCAAGACCGCCAACCCGGCCCTCGCCGCGAGCCCCCCGGCCTCCGCGCAGACACTCAGGCGGGACAGTACCCCCGTGGAGACGGCGCTTACCGCGGACGCCTATCTGTCGATGGGTAAATGGCGCCCCGCCGAGCCGACGCACCGGCCGCATCACGCCGGCGGCTGAGTCGGAATCCACACATGATGTACCGCACACGCCCATATGCCGCCCGAACCCGAATGCGAGTCGCCGCGATCCTCCTGGGTCTGGCATTTGGCGTTGTGCTGGCTCTCTGGCACTCCCCCAGCAGCAGTTGGCTCATACGGCTCCAGGCGGCCCTGGCCATCCCCACGCGCCTCGCGCAGGCCACTCCGCCGGAGCTCAGCCCCTACGCGGAGGGAGGAGCGCGCACCCCGGAATCGGAAGCGGCGTTTCGGCAGGCTGCCGAGGCGATGCAAGGTGATGCGATGGCACAAGTTTCGGCTGTCGTACGGGATCTGCCCGAACCGGGCCCGGAGCCTCCGCCCCGTGACACGCTGTCCGGCCTGCTGCCGATGACGACCCGGTTTCCCCGAAACCCCGCCGTCATAGCCGCCACGCTTCGATATGCGGCCGGCGCAAATATCCGGATCCATCGCACGGAACTCGATGCGCTCGGAACGGCTGACGGTTTACGCACATCCCGCACCGTCGAAGGACCACTTGAAGGGCATTACGCAACGTTCGACCGCCTGGCAGCGGAAGGTGAACGGCTCGACCCGCGGAACGCGTTTTTCCCGGCGATACGGTCGGCCGGCCTGTATGCCGCCGGCCATGACGATGACGCCCTGCGCTCCATGATCCACGCCGCCGCTCTCCCCCAGTGGAACGACTATGTCGCCGACGAGGTGAGCGGGGCCTGGCGCCTCGCGAATCGGGCCCTGGGACCCGGGAACACTCTGGTTCATGCCGGCACACTCGGCGGCATGACATTCACGCACTATGCGCAGTTGAAAGATACCGCCGCGCTGATTCGTGCCGAAGCCGCCCGGCGGGAAAAGGCCCGCAACGGGACCGGCGCGGCGGACCTCCGGCTGGACCTTCTCAAGGTCGGCGCACTGATGCGAGCCCAGTCCACCACCCTCGTCGGAACCACTACGGGGACGGACATTCAGGAACTGGCGGTCGCCGGGCCGCACGGCAGCGGGGCTTCGAGCAGATCGATCCCGGTCGCCGTGCGCCGCGATTCCTTCCTGCGCTTCCTGGTCGCCAATGGCCATGCGGCCGACGTGCCGTGGGTGCGCGGGCAGTTCGCTGCGCGGGATGCCATGTGGAAGACGCTGTCGGCTGGTTACGATCGATTCGACTTCACGAAGGGCATCACGACATTCGGACAGTGGGTCATCGCCGGTCTCGTTTTCCTGGATGCCGCGTTGTGGGTGCTCCTGTTCGGGGCGCTCTGCGTGATCCTAAACCGCACCGTGCTCGCCGGTGAGTTGCCGAAGAGTCTGCGAATCTCGCGGAACACGTACGGCGCCGCGGCGGCGGTCGGGTGCGCGGCGCTGTTCTGGTTCATTTCTGCCGAGCTGACAACGGTTCCAAGAATCCTGGCCCCCGCGGTGGGCCTGGCGCTCACAGGCATGTGCGTATGGCTCATCGCCACCACAGGGCTCAAAGGCCTGTTGAAGGCCGTCGTGGCCGCCGTGGTCGTCCTTCCGGTCGCCGCGGTGCTCGCGGCCCTCGTCCTCTGGCTCGGGCGCGGCTTCGCGGCCGTCGACGCGCTCCTGTCGGGGAACGTGGCGAACGCGTACTCGGCGCCCGCGACTGCTCCGGGCCTCGCCATGTTGGGGCTGGTCATCGCCGTGCTCACAGCCTTCGCACTGGCCATTGTGGCCTGCCTTCGCGGCGAACCCATCGTGGTCACCGTGATCCGCCGGTACGGAAGCTGGTCCATCCCGATCGCCTGCGCCCTGATGCTTGTGTACGGTGGCATCGCCGTCAACACCGCCCGCATGAGCGCGGCCCTGAACCAGAGTCTCAAACAGATCGTCCGCCACGAAGGCCGCTTCTATGCCGATCTCGCCGGCAAGCAGTGGCCGCAGTAACCTGCTGTCGCACCGATGAAGGGCGGGAACCGAGCCTGCCAGGGAGGTGGAAAAGTGGAACAGGAGACGACCGGTAGGAGCCGGTGGGTATCGGCGCTCTACATCCTTGCCATCGCCACGCTGCTGGGTGTGATGGCTTCCCCGTCAACGCGGCGCGTGGCCCGCGAACACACAGCGTTCATGCTGCCGGTGAGCCAACCCCCGCTCGAGCCGGTTCGCCGGCTCGTTGGCAGTTCCGCCGCCTTCGGAGTTCCTTCGCAACTGACGTCGTTTGCCGCCGCCCACCCGGATGATGATGCCCTCCAGGTTGCGCTCGCCGTGGCAACGGTTCACCGACCCGGCGAGAGCACCTTTCGTCCCTGGGTGCGGAATCTGGCGCGGCTTCTGGAGCGGTATCCCCGCAGCGCCACCGTCCGCTCCGCCATATTGCGCTACACCGAGGGCCTTTCCGATGCCACCGCCGGCGAATGGGCGGTCTTCGATCGCGCCGCAGCCGAGGGCGAACGCCTGGAGCCGGACAACGCCTTCTTCCCGCTATCCGCCGCACAGGGATTCGACGCTCGCGGACTCGAAGCCGAATCCCGCAGCGCGCTCCTGCGCGCCGGCAAGTGCTCGCGATGGGATGATCACATTCGCGACGAAGCGGAGGGCACGTGGCGGCTCAATGAGATGGGGAGTTCGACGCCGGACGGACTGAACCGCACAGCATCCGCGGGGGCCATGCTCCTTCCACATTACGCCAAACTGCGCGAGCTGGCTAAGCACGCGATGAAGGGGGCATTCGCCGCTGATGCCGCCGGGCGCACCGAAGAGTCTCTCGCGATCCGGCACGCGCTGATGCGCATCGGCAGCCTGATGCGCTCCCAGGCGACCATCGGCATCGGCAATATGGTTGGGATGGCGTTAGAGGCCCAGGCCGCTTCCACCGTCCCAACGGACGAGACGGCGCCCGAAAAACTCGATGCGAGGCTATCCCGTTACGCGGCATATCTGACATCTGCGGGGCACCCGGAGGAGATCGCTTTCGCCCGCTCGGAAGCCGCTGCCGGCGCGCGTGTCCGCGCCATCTTCCCTCAAGAGATGGAATGGCCCGGTATGCGTTTGATGCAGGACTTCCTCAGAACCTGGGTGCTGGCGTTGGCGCTGTTAGCCGGCGCGCTATTCACGCTCCTGAGCGGCTTCGTGACAGCGCTCCTGGCACGGAGAGGCTGGGCCGACACAGATCGCGCGATCTGCCTGCCCGAACGCGTCGGGACGACGTTGGTCGCAGCCCTTATCATGCTCGTTCCCGCGTTCTGGATGGCCGCGCGCCTCACGGAACCCGCGCGTTGGACACAAGGGATTTTCAACCCAATCACAGACATCGGCACCGTTCTGCCGTGGACTGTTCTCGCTCTGCTGGCAGTCCCCATCCTGCTCAAACTCGTGCTCATCGTGACGGCGCTCGTTCGGCGCCGGCCCCTCACGCAAGCGGTGGTGCGCGGGTTCCAGCATTATGCCGTACCGCTGGCGGCAACTATGGTTCTCGGGTACGGCGGCGTGCTTGCGGCCCTCGCCCACATGGACCACAAAATGGCCGCGGATATCACCGCGCAAGTCCAGCACGAGGGCCGCTACTACGCCCACCTGCAAGGCAAACAATGGCCGGAATAGGCATCGCAGCAACGCGCGCCGATTCCCAAACGGTCTATGCTGATGGTATCATACGCCCCGCGCTGACGCGTGGGCACGTTCAGGAGATCCAGCTGTGACAAAGCGCTTGTTTTCCGCGTTGGCCATTCTGCCGCTCATCACGGCTGCCCGCCCCGGTCTGGCGTGGGAGGAGAAGGGTCATCGCATCATCAGCCGGGTGGCCGCCGAGTCGATGCCCGCCGATACGCCGGCGTTCTTTAAGTCCGCCGCGTCGCGTTTGGAGTACCTCGGCCCGGAACCCGATCGCTGGCGAAGCGGCGCAGGCCCGCAATTGACAGCCGTCAACGGCCCGGACCATTTCATGGATATGGAACCCGTCATGAGCGGTCCGCTCCCCACCGACCGCTATAAGTTCATCGCCTCGATTACCACAAACGCGGAAGCGACAAAGCACAATCTCACGGCCGTGAAGATCGGGTTTCTCCCCTACCGGATCGCCGAACTCACCCAGACGCTTCAGAGCGAATGGCGTGATTGGCGCAAAGCGAAAGCCGCGGACAAGCCGCAGATCGAACAGGATATCATTTACACGGCGGGTGTGCTGGGCCACTATGTGGCGGACGGCTCCAACCCGCACCACACAACCGTCCACTACAACGGCTGGGATGAAGACTACGCGCCGAACCCAAATGGCTACACTACCGCCGCCGCCGAACGCGACCTGAAGCCGAATGGTTTTCACCACCGCTTTGAGGGACCCTTCGTCGTATCGTTTATCGAGGCGAAGGACATCAAGCCGCTGGTGGCCGCGCCGAAGCCGGTCGGCAATGTCCTGACAGACGTATGGGCCTATCTGAAGACGACCAACGCCGAGGTCAGGCAGCTGTATGAACTGGAGAAAAAGGGCGGCTTCAAGACCGGCGGCACGGCGGATCCCAACGGGCTCAAGTTCGCCCGCGCGCGCCTCGCGGCGGGAGCGTCTATGCTGCGTGACATCTGGGCCTCGGCCATGACGGGTGTCCGCCGTTCCCGAGCCGCCGTGAAGGCCAATGCGGGAAGTTGACTGGGAGGCCATAGAGCGCCTCCTGCAGCCGTTGTATCCGAAGGATCCTCTCGCGGACTGGGCCTGCGCCAACCGTATCGCGCGGCATGCGGCACACGTTTCGCAGGGCCTGAAGCCGTTCGACTCCGAGAGGGCCCGCCTTCTCGCGATGTTTCACGGGCTCGGCTCGCCGGCAGCCGAGCCGTCCAAGCGGGCGCGCTGGGCGCGGCCGTTGAAAGACGCCGGCGTCCCGATTGAAGACCAGACGTGGCTCTGGCTGGCGCTGATGCGGTACAGGAACGCCCCCGAATCCCACGAGGAACGCGCGGTGCGGGACGCGAGACTGCTGGAAACGGTGGGCGCCCTGGGCGTGGCCCTCGCGATGGTCCGCGCCGGTCAGACTGGCGACAGCCTTCAATCCGCGGTGCAGGCCGCACACCAGGCGTTGAACGAAGCTGAGTTCATGACCCCCACCGGACGCCGTCTCGGAGTCCGGCGGGTTGTGGTTGCCCGACGCTTCCTCAAGGAACTCGAGGAGGAGTAAACCCTCGTACCGGCCGGAGCCTCACCAGTTCTGGCCGTCGGCGATGGGAGGAATCCTCATGGCCTGGTACGGCTCGAGGGCGTACTTCCCCTCGGCTGTATGGAACCATTCCATCTTCCGGAACGACGCGTGGCTGTCCGCGAATACGCAGTTCTGTCCGCCGTTGTGACGGTAGGACAGCTCATCAAATACCTGTTTCCAACTGGTAGCGTAAGGTTCGATGTAAGGCCCGTTGCAGTCAGACTCCCCCGTGGAGGCGATATTCGCCGCAACCGCTTCCTTCTTGTCCTTGCACTCGGCCAGAAGGATGACATCCGATGTGCTTTTCCAGTTGGAAAGGTTGAACCCCGCCGACTTTCCAGTGAAGCCGTAGTTCCAGGTGAGCTCGTCGTTGCGCGCGTAATTGCCATAGATGACAACGACTTTCGGGTTTGAAGCGTTGGACCAGAACGAACCGATTATCCTCGTCCCAACCCCGTCCACACACGCGTACCCGGGGGCGGGGAAATCCCGCAGGGTCGGCCGCGGCGCGCTGGAAGACGGACACAGGAAAACATCCACGCTCTTGACGTAGGGCATGATATCCACGTGCCACTCCCAGTACTTGCGTCCAATGCAGTCGCTGTTATCGTCGCCGTACATCCGGAAGGCCTGCCCAAGCTGCTTCATGTTGCTCATGCAGGCGGTCGCCTGCGCGCGCGACCGCGCCCTGGCGAACACCGGAAACAGGATGGCCGCCAGGATGGCGATGATAGCGATGACCACCAGCAGTTCGATCAAGGTGAATGCGATTCGGTTGCGAAGCTTATTCATGCGTGCCTCCATTTGATCCGCCTCCGTGGGCGATGGCCCGGGCGGCCATTGTCATAGTACTCTATAACAAAATCAAACGGTAACCTGCAAGCTCTCTCGGTCCGCCGATGAACGAAGGGGACCGAATCGTTGCGATTCAGTCCCCCATTTCCTTGCTCTCAGCCGGACGGGCCCTACTCTGCCGCCTTCGGCTTCCGGGT from Armatimonadota bacterium encodes:
- a CDS encoding sigma-70 family RNA polymerase sigma factor; its protein translation is MTGELAPAMHAMATTRVTEDDYQESRWIVRARIGDDAAFTYLLSRYRARAVRLATQVLRRPDEAEDAAQEAFIRAFKGIRAFRGDSRFSTWFFHIVLRVCLDRRRLKRWDAEIQWDDTLPLSSPPDKADTRIVVRELLDRLSPALRAALVLRELEGLEYEEIAEALGIPVGTVRSRLNAARGRFREMWAKVTEETDEMDGPPV
- a CDS encoding nuclease, with product MTKRLFSALAILPLITAARPGLAWEEKGHRIISRVAAESMPADTPAFFKSAASRLEYLGPEPDRWRSGAGPQLTAVNGPDHFMDMEPVMSGPLPTDRYKFIASITTNAEATKHNLTAVKIGFLPYRIAELTQTLQSEWRDWRKAKAADKPQIEQDIIYTAGVLGHYVADGSNPHHTTVHYNGWDEDYAPNPNGYTTAAAERDLKPNGFHHRFEGPFVVSFIEAKDIKPLVAAPKPVGNVLTDVWAYLKTTNAEVRQLYELEKKGGFKTGGTADPNGLKFARARLAAGASMLRDIWASAMTGVRRSRAAVKANAGS
- a CDS encoding ABC transporter ATP-binding protein — its product is MEHLLSTENLTKTFGAFTANDRISLQVRPGDRLAVLGENGAGKSTMMRMLAGELQPDGGRIIWKGEPVRWRSARDAQSRGIGMVHQHFLLVGPITAAENIGLGFEPRRGLIMDRRKLSERVRALGETTGLSVDPDTAVQDMTVAAQQKVEILKALYRDVQLLILDEPTASLAPQESADLIANLHRLSDQGLTMLFVSHKLPEVMELCNRVAVLRAGKLVATLETSDTSVNELASLLVGGSGPAVTVVKSVLGLDDRGTARQGSAAGRPVLEVRDVVVSGAQHETGLSGISLTVRPGEIVAVAGVDGNGQAPLAEALIGVREVQSGSIALDGTDITSTPTYARYQAGIAYLPEDRQREGLVLDFSLSENLCLGRHDRPPYANGPSLATAEMERDADAIVEEFGVRTPRVGMTHPSRSTARSLSGGNQQKYLFGREVGRNPKLLIAYQPTRGLDIGATKMLHDRLRAEADAGRAILLISLDLDEVLSLSDRIAVLYRGKVAGTVSGAEATREGLGRLMIGGSQDS
- a CDS encoding BMP family ABC transporter substrate-binding protein — translated: MKPWIISLAAVASLAGCQPKQSTPGPAGGSKKLLLGVVTDRGGINDQSFNASAWRGAQNAQKDLGVEARYAQSQMESDYARNLRSYAKQGYDLIVAVGYLEQDAYNQVAAEYKDTKTKFVIIDGQAANTPNAAGITFKEQEGSFLVGALAAGMSKTGTIGFIGGMHGPVIGRFESGYVAGAKMMRPDIKIISQYTESWDDSSKGQIQAQQQFSTGADIIFHAAGKCGLGVINAAKLQGPGRYAIGVDSDQDHLAPGKVLTSMVKNVDKAVYDFTQKVKSNQFTPGDHQYGLKENGVGLSEMKYTRKDVPADVMAKVDAFKQKIIAGDIVPPATPAELTAFAAKNNFKL
- a CDS encoding prepilin-type N-terminal cleavage/methylation domain-containing protein, whose translation is MNKLRNRIAFTLIELLVVIAIIAILAAILFPVFARARSRAQATACMSNMKQLGQAFRMYGDDNSDCIGRKYWEWHVDIMPYVKSVDVFLCPSSSAPRPTLRDFPAPGYACVDGVGTRIIGSFWSNASNPKVVVIYGNYARNDELTWNYGFTGKSAGFNLSNWKSTSDVILLAECKDKKEAVAANIASTGESDCNGPYIEPYATSWKQVFDELSYRHNGGQNCVFADSHASFRKMEWFHTAEGKYALEPYQAMRIPPIADGQNW